One genomic window of Triplophysa rosa linkage group LG11, Trosa_1v2, whole genome shotgun sequence includes the following:
- the si:ch211-139g16.8 gene encoding uncharacterized protein si:ch211-139g16.8 isoform X1 encodes MSLFSITCLVFISVFSVCGCKIDVHQSTRMMQRKVQQSVSVPCSCNISSCPGDGLDNLKISWYVFRKDMHYQIDLNNQPTKYTLEGHSLKISSLSIKDCGVYYCAAALSNEMHSGAQAIGQGITLKVTERGLNVRQILLLTLLVLLIIYSLLVLGIIICIKTGHIKSLCRGRWRKTQDYSRHVVFSGVVQELYKRNLVHDKIPARCKVSQEKAKSPQTQDKNEDIYQNFEE; translated from the exons CTTGTCTTTATCTCAG TTTTTTCCGTGTGCGGATGCAAAATAGATGTCCACCAGTCAACAAGGATGATGCAAAGGAAAGTCCAACAGTCTGTCTCTGTCCCCTGCTCTTGTAACATATCCAGCTGCCCAGGTGATGGTCTTGACAATCTAAAAATCTCTTGGTATGTGTTCCGCAAAGATATGCACTACCAGATTGATTTGAATAACCAACCAACCAAGTACACACTGGAGGGTCACAGTTTAAAAATCAGCTCTTTGTCGATTAAAGACTGTGGAGTGTATTACTGTGCGGCTGCTCTATCTAATGAGATGCACAGCGGGGCGCAGGCAATTGGGCAAGGAATTACTCTAAAAGTGACAG AAAGGGGTCTTAATGTTCGTCAAATTTTGCTGTTGACATTGCTTGTTCTACTGATTATATACAGCCTCCTTGTCCTGGGTATTATCATCTGCATAAAG ACAGGACACATTAAATCACTTTGTAGAGGAAGATGGAGAAAGACACAG GACTATTCAAGGCACGTGGTTTTCAGTGGAGTGGTGCAAGAGCTTTACAAGAGGAACTTAGTTCATGACAAAATTCCGGCACGTTGCAAGGTTTCTCAAGAAAAG GCTAAAAGTCCTCAAACCCAGGACAAGAATGAGGATATTTACCAAAATTTTGAAGAGTGA
- the si:ch211-139g16.8 gene encoding uncharacterized protein si:ch211-139g16.8 isoform X2 — protein MSLFSITCLVFISVFSVCGCKIDVHQSTRMMQRKVQQSVSVPCSCNISSCPDCGVYYCAAALSNEMHSGAQAIGQGITLKVTERGLNVRQILLLTLLVLLIIYSLLVLGIIICIKTGHIKSLCRGRWRKTQDYSRHVVFSGVVQELYKRNLVHDKIPARCKVSQEKAKSPQTQDKNEDIYQNFEE, from the exons CTTGTCTTTATCTCAG TTTTTTCCGTGTGCGGATGCAAAATAGATGTCCACCAGTCAACAAGGATGATGCAAAGGAAAGTCCAACAGTCTGTCTCTGTCCCCTGCTCTTGTAACATATCCAGCTGCCCAG ACTGTGGAGTGTATTACTGTGCGGCTGCTCTATCTAATGAGATGCACAGCGGGGCGCAGGCAATTGGGCAAGGAATTACTCTAAAAGTGACAG AAAGGGGTCTTAATGTTCGTCAAATTTTGCTGTTGACATTGCTTGTTCTACTGATTATATACAGCCTCCTTGTCCTGGGTATTATCATCTGCATAAAG ACAGGACACATTAAATCACTTTGTAGAGGAAGATGGAGAAAGACACAG GACTATTCAAGGCACGTGGTTTTCAGTGGAGTGGTGCAAGAGCTTTACAAGAGGAACTTAGTTCATGACAAAATTCCGGCACGTTGCAAGGTTTCTCAAGAAAAG GCTAAAAGTCCTCAAACCCAGGACAAGAATGAGGATATTTACCAAAATTTTGAAGAGTGA